The stretch of DNA ACAATATGCCGCCGGCGGCTATGTCGGCCGCGCCTCGGGCCGCTCGTTCGATGCACGCCGGACGCTGGCCTATCCGCCCTACGACAGCCTGCGTTTCGACGTGCCCGTTCTCAACGAGGGCGACGTCAATGCACGCGTCTGGATCAGGATGCGCGAGGTCGAGCAAAGTCTGTCGCTGATCGACCAGATCCTGAGCCGGCTTCCCGAAGGCCCGACCTACAAGGACGTCCCGCTTGGAGGGGAAGTGCGGGAGGGCATGGCGATCGTGGAGGGATTCCGCGGCGATGTTCTGGTCTGGTTGCGCCTGCGCAATGGCCTGATCGAGCGATGCCACATGCGCGATCCGTCCTGGTTTCAATGGCCGCTGCTGGAAGCCGTGATCGAGAACAACATCGTCGCGGACTTTCCGCTCTGCAACAAATCGTTCAACTGTTCCTATTCGGGCCACGATCTCTAAGCATGATCCCGGAAAAGTGGGTACCGGTTTTCCGAGAGGATCATGCTCAAACAAAAAGGATAGAGCGAGATGACTGTTCGAAGAAGAGTCATCTCGCTCTAAGGAAGCCACGCGATGCGCAAGCTGCTCTTCGAAAGCGTGTTTCGCCGGCCGCTCACCGAGCGGGCGCCATCGCCCGATGACGCCGCCGTGGCGGAGCTTGCAACCGCGCTCGGGCAGGCCGCGCGACGACGGCTCGGCCGGAGCCTGTCGATCCGCGAGGTCGATGCCGGATCCTGCAACGGATGCGAGCTGGAAATTCACGCGCTCAACAATGCCTATTACGACGTCGAGCGGTTCGGCCTGCGGTTCGTCGCCTCGCCGCGTCATGCCGACGTCCTGATGGTGACGGGACCGGTGACGAAAAATATGCGCGAGGCACTACAGCGCACCTATGATGCCACGCCCAATCCGAAATGGGTCGTGGCGGTCGGAGATTGCGCGCGGAACGGCGGATGTTTTGCCGGCAGCTATGCGGTCGTGGGCGGCGTCTCCGAGGTCGTCCCGGTCGACCTGCACATTCCCGGCTGCCCGCCTGCCCCCACAGCCATGCTGCAAGGATTGCTTGCCCTGCTCGAGCGCGCGGACACGGGCGCCGCTACATCGTGAGAAACGCTATCGAACCCGTTCCAGCACCCTCTTCGGGCGGCGGACGGTCTTGCTCTTTGACTTGGGGGTTGTCTTGGGGTTTGTGACATGTTCCCGAAGACGCACCCCTCGCCCGCCTGTCGCGCTTGCGGCGCCCGGATTGATCAGCTCTATCCCGGCGCTCTCGAGCGCGGAAACCAGTTTCATCAGCGAATCGACGTTGGCGCGGATCACGCCATCGCTGGCTTCCATGCGCTGGATGGTCGGCACCGAAAGATCGGCCAGTTCGGCCATTTGCCGCTGATCGATGCTCAGAAGCGCTCGCGCGGCCCTGAGCTGATTGGCGGTAATCATGGAGGCGGTTCTCCCGGTTTTGAAACGGATATATCTATCCCATCTAAATTACCGTCTCAAGCATCAACTTAGAGGTTCAGCATATCAACCGGGAGACTACATGGCCTTAGCACGATTGGCATCCGATCCACGACATGATAAACGATGTATCAAACATCCTATTTAATGCATGGTGAGACAAGGTGCGGCTGCTGGGGCGCTATCAGGGCAGGAACGGCGCAATCGAGATTGTCGAATGCTCCGCGGACGGAACGCGGATCTATTTCGAGGAAGGCATCAGGCAGAGTCAGGCCACACCCGACGGCGAGAGCGTCTTCAGCTACGTCAGGCTCATGGACGAGCTGCTGCATCGCGCGACGAACATTCTGGTCCTGGGATGCGGCGGCGGGAATCTCGCCACCAGGCTGGCACGTCTCGGAAAAGACCTGACGATCGTCGACAATAATCCGATCAGCTTCGTGATCGCTCAGAGATATTTTGGGCTGCCGGACGGATTGCCGCTGGTGGTGTCCGATTTCCGGAAATTCATTCTCGACGACGATCTGCTTTACGATGGAATCGCCATCGATGTCGGAGGTCCGGATTTTTGCTTTGATGACGAATTCGACGTCGAGACCTGCGACGCCATCCGCGCGCGGTTGACGCCCGGTGGCCGCATCGTCATGAACGTCTTGGTCGCGAACGACATCGACCCGGTACCCGATCGCATCGCCGCACGGCTTGCCGGCGACCGGCTGGGAGCGTGGATCATCGACGAACAGGGCGTCCAGGATCGAAATGCGATCATTGCATGCGTGCCGGAAAAGCAGTTGAACGCGCGTCCGGCGCTCGCCGAGGTGATGCAAAACAGCCTCGAGCGATGGTCGACCCGGCGAGGCAGATTGCGCGGCCGCGACCTCGGCGCGATATATTCCACCGCTGACAGGTAGCCAGCCGCGCCGAGAAAACGCTCCCCTCAGTTAGCCGGCGTGTTCGATGGCGCGGATGGCACCGCGCAGTTCGGCGAGCCCGCGCAGGCGGCCGATCGCGGTATAGCCGGGATTGGTGCGCTTGGTTTCCGCGAGATCGTCGAGCATGCGATGGCCGTGATCGGGCCGGAATACGATCTGGTGGCTGGACGAACGCTTCCTGTTCTCGGCAAGCAGCGCCTTGAGCACCGCGATCATGTCGACGTCGCCGTCGAGATGATCGGATTCGAAGAACGACAGGCCGTCGCTTTCCCGCTTGGTCGCCCGCAGATGGGCAAAGCCGATCCGTGGCGCAAAGCGCTTGGCCATGGCCGGCAGATCGTTTTCCGCGCGCACGCCGAGCGAGCCGGTGCAGAAGCAGATGCCGTTGGCCTTCGAGGGCACCGCGTCGAACAGCGCCTGATAGTCTTCCGCCGAGGACGCAATGCGCGGCAGGCCAAACAGCGGCCGCGGCGGGTCGTCCGGGTGCAGCGTCAGCGTCACGCCGAGGGATTCGGCGACCGGCGTCACACGCGCGAGGAATTCGCTGAGGTGCCGGCGCAGCACCGCGGAATCGATACCGCGATATTGCTGCAGGCGGTCGCGGAATTGCGGGATCGTCAGCGGATCCGTCGTGGAGCCCGGCAGCGCGCTGGCAATGTTGGTGACGAGGACATCGATATCGGCCTGCGTCATCCGCGAATAGGCCTCCTTGGCGCGACGCTGCGCGGCCTCGGAATATTCGGCCTGCGCCTCGGGGCGCTCCAGGATATGCAGATCGAACGCCGCGAACCGCTCCTGGTCGAAGCGCATTGCCTTGGCGCCGTTCGGCAATTCCCATTCGAGATCGGTGCGGCACCAGTCCACGACCGGCATGAAATTGTAGCAGATGATCTTGATGCCGGCGGAAGCCACCGCCTCGAGGCTCGCGATCCAGGTCTCGATCGAGCGCGTCGCCTTGCCCCCGAGCCGCTTGACGTCGTCGGGAATCGGAATCGATTCCACCACCGACCAGGTCAGCGGTGAGCGGCCGGGCTGGCTGTTCTCGATCAGGTTCTTGCGCTCCTCGACGGCGGCGCGCGTCCAGGCTTCGCCGATCGGCACCTGATGCAGCGCCGTCACCACGTCGGTCGCACCGGCCTGGCGGATATCGTCGAGCGATACGGGATCATTGGGCCCGTACCACCGCCATCCCTGCAGCATCATGCAAGATCTCCTGAAACGAAAAATGCGATCACGCCGTCAGCACGACCTTGACGCTTTGCGAACGGTCGAGCGCCAGCCGCACCGCGTCGGGCGCGACCGAAAGCGGGCGCTGGGCCGTTACCAGCGAAAGTACGTCGACGCTGCCATCGGCGATCAGTTCGACCGCGGTGAAGAATTCCGCTCCGAAGCGGAACGAGCCGCGCAGGTCGATCTCCTTGGCCATGACAGCATTCGCCGGCACCGGGATCTGCCCGCCCGGCAGATTGCCGACCTGGACCACGACGCCGCCGCGCCGGACGACGCCGATCGCGCTTGCAAGGCCTGCGGCCGTGCCCGAGACTTCAAACGCGACATCGAACGGGCGCGCCGCAGCTTCCGCCTTCAGCGCCTCCTCACCGCCGGAGATATCGACGACATGGTTGGCGCCAAGCTTCGTAGCAAATGCCAGCGGCGCCGCCGCGATATCCACGACGGTCGTCTCCGCGATCCCTGCGCGTTGCGCCGCCAGCATGGTCAACAGGCCGATCGGACCGGCGCCGAACAGCACCGCGCGCTTACCCCTAACGTCGCCGGCGCGGGCGACGGCGTGCAGGCACACCGCCAGCGGTTCGGCGAGCGCTGCCGCCTGATAGGTCACGTGGTCGGGAATCTTCACGCACTGCGCGGGAATGGCGTCGAAGTAGGACGCAAAGCCGCCCTGCATATGCGGGGTCTTCGAGGCCGATCCCATGAAGAAGATGTTTTCGCAGAGATTAGGCCGGCTCTCGCGGCACGGCTTGCAGTGACCGCACCAGCGCGACGGATTGAGGGCGACGCGGTCGCCGACCTTCACGCCTGGCGCAGAGTCTGCGATCTCGACCACCTCGCCCGCGATCTCGTGGCCGAGCACGAGCGGCGAGGTCACCACGAAATCGCCGGTGCGGGCATGGCGGTAGTAATGCATGTCGGAACCGCAGATGCCGCCGGCGCCGAAACGGATGCGAACCATGCCCGCGGCGAGCGGATCGAGCGGCCGCTCGACCATGCGCAGATCTTCCGGGCCGAACAGCGTTGCGGCCAAAGCCATCGATGTCATTTTGAGAGTCCCATATATTTAGGTAGCCAGAGCGTCAGTTCCGGGATGTAGGTGATGGCGATGAGCGCCAGCAGAAGCGGCACCAGCCACGGCAGGATCGCCATGGTCGTGCGCTCGACGGAAAGCTTCGCCACGCGGGCGAGCACGAACAACACCATGCCGAGCGGCGGGTGAAGGAGTCCGATCATCAGGTTCAGCGTCATGATCAGGCCGAAATGGATCGGATCGATGCCCAGTTTCAGAACGATCGGCAGCAGGATCGGCACCAGAATGGTGATGGCGGCGATGGTGTCGATGAAGCAGCCGACGAACAGGATCAGGATATTGGCGAGCAGCAGGAATACCCATTTGTTCTGGGTGATCCCGAGTATCACGTCCGTCAGCGTCTGCGCCGCCTGCGACACCGTCAAAAGCCACGCGAAGATCGAGGCCGCGGTGACGATGAACAGCACCGATGCCGTGGTCTCGATGGTGTCGAACGTCGCCTTGGCAACGGTCTGCAGCGTCATCGAGCGATAACGCACCAGCCCCAGGAACAGCGACCAGATCACGGCAGCCACCGCAGCTTCGGTCGGCGTGAACCAGCCGAGTGTCATGCCGCCGATCAGGATAACCGGCGCCATCAGCGCCATGACAGCGGAGAAATCGAAATACCAGTCGAGCGCGAGCAACGCGACGAGCCCGATTCCGACCGCCATGTTCACGGACATCCCGGCGACGACCAGGAGCCAGACCACCAGCGGGAAGGCCATGACGATGAAGATCTCGAGAGCGGCCGAGCCGATTTGCGGCCAGGAGAACGGCGAGTCGCTGCCCCAGCCGTTCTTGTGGGCGAAATAGGCCACGGTCGCCATCATGGCCAAAGTCATGACGACGCCGGGGATCACGCCGCCGAGAAACAGCGCGCCGATCGAGACGTTCGCCATCATGCCGTAGATGACGAACGGCAGCGACGGCGGGATGATCGGACCGAGCGTGGCGGACGCCGCTGTCACGCCGACGGCGAACTCGGTGGAGTAGCCGTGATCCTTCATCGCCTTGATTTCGATAGTGCCGAGCCCTGCGGCATCCGCGATCGCGGTGCCGGACATGCCGGAAAAGATCACGGAGCCCACGATATTGACGTGACCGAGGCCGCCGCGCATCCAGCCCACCAGCGCGACCGCGAATTTGTAGATGCGTCCCGTGACGCCCGCGATGTTCATGAGGTTGCCGGCCAGAATAAAGAACGGCACGGCGAGCAGCGGAAAGCTCTCGACGCCCGCGATCATGCGCTGCGCCAGCGTCACGTCAGGCGTGATGCCGGTGACGAGAATGTAGACCAGCGACGATGCCGCCATGGACAGCGCGACCGGCAGGCCGAGCAGCATCAGCAGCAGAAATCCCCCAAGCAGCAGCAGCATCGCCCTACCCTTCCGTTCCGTCGAATGCGCCGGGGCGCTCCAGGATGGAGTAGCCCCGCCGCCAGTTCTCGACCGCGATCTGGATCGCGCGCGCGAACATCAACACGAAGCCGAGCAGCACGGCGTAATACACAAAACCCTTTTGAAACTTGATCGTGGTCATCCGCTCGTCACCGATGATCTGGATGAATTGCCAGACCAGCTTGATCGCATAGCCGAAGAACGCGATCCGAATGAGGTCGATCGCGGTCGACAGCGCGCGCGCCGGCAGATGCGGCAGATAGCGGAACAGCAAATCGACCTGGATGTGCCGCGACAGCCGCACGCACATCGCCGAGCCGATGAAGACCACGCCGATCAGGCAATAGGTCGCGATCTCCTCGGTCCAGGCATAGCTGTCGTTGAGGACATAGCGGGTGAAGAACTGCAGGAACACTGACAGCGCCATGATCCAGAAGATCGCGAGCGCGAGCCAGTCCTCCGTGGCGTAATGACTGAGGTCGGCGCCCTTGGGGACCTCGTCCTCGAACGTATGGGCGATCTCGTCCGCCGTGATCTGCTTGTGCACTTCAACCGTCGACATGCGCCCTCCCCGAACTGGCGTTTGAGAAGCTGCGTCCGTGCCCGCCGCCAAAATCGCGGCAGGCACGGACGAAAGCCCAACCGTTTATTTCACCGCCTGGATGCGTTCCCAGTCGGCCTTGCGATAGTCGAAGCTCTCAAAACTCACGGTCTTGAGCACGGTGTCGCGGAACTCGTCCTTGTTGACCTCGGTCACCGTCAGACCCTTCTGCTTGAAGAAATCGACCAGCTTGGCTTCGTTGGTCTTGATCTCGGCGGTCGCCTTCGCCGCCGCTTCCTGCGCGACGTCGGTGAAGATCTTGCGGTCTTCCTCGGACAACTTTTTCCAGAGCGCGCCGGACATCACGGTGTTGAGATGATCGACGATGTGGCCGGTCAGCACGATGTGCTTCTGCACCTCGTAGAATTTCTTGGCCTCGATGGTGGTGAGCGGATTTTCCTGGGCCTCGACGGTGCCGTTCTGCAGGGCGAGATAGACCTCGGCAAACGCAATCGGCGCGGTATTGGCGCCGCAGGCGCGCGGCATCGCAAGATAGGCCGGCACATCAGGCACGCGAATCTTGAGGCCCTTCATGTCGGCGCAGGTCTTGATCGGCTTGTTCGACGAGGTGTGACGCACGCCGTAGTAAGTCACCGCCAGGATGCGATGGCCGGTCTTGTCCTCGTAGCCCTTCGTAAGCTCCTTGAAGACGTCGCTCTTGGTATAGGCGAGGAGATGATCGGCGTCGCGGAAGGTGTAGGGATAGTAGGTCACGCCGATCGGCGGGAAGCTCTTGGCCGCAAAACTCGAGCCCGAGATGATCATGTCGACCGAGCCCAGCGAAAGCCCCTGGTTGATGTCGGTTTCCTTGCCGAGCTGCGAGGCCGGATAGACGTCGATCTGGTAACGCCCATTGGTGCGCTTGCCGATTTCGCCGGCGGCCCAGACGGAAGCGGTGTGGAACGGCTCAGACGTTTCGTAAACGTGGGCCCATTTGAGCTTGGTCTGCGCCATGCCCGATGAGGTCGCGGCCAACAGCGCCGCTGCGGACGCCGCGAATGCAATCGTCAATTTCTTGAACACGTGAATTCCTCCCTTGCTACAATTTGCTTTTGTTACCCAACCGGCCCGGCATTTTGCCGGCTCGTTCGAATTCTCATCGCTCAGCCGCTCCTTGCGCGAACGCGGGAGGCAGACGAAGCTTCGGTTCCGAAATTTTGCGCGAAACGCGCCTGCGAGCGCGCCAGGTGCTCGCGCATCGTCACGCGGGCCGCATCGGGATCGTGCACGGCAATGGCATCACGGATCGCGCGGTGCTCGGCCAGCGCCGCATTCCAGGATTGCGGATTCTCGAAATAGTGCGCGAGCTTGGCGAAGTATGGATTGAGCCGCTGGTCGAACAACTCGCCGACCACACGGACCAGCACGGCGTTGTCGAGACATCCGGCTACAGCGACATGAAACGCGCGGTCATGGATCATCGAGGCCTCGCCCGGATGCTGCACCTTGGCCATCGCATCCAGCGAAGCGTCGATGCGCGCAATGTCTTCGGGTGTCGCGACCCTCGCCGCCTGTTCGGCGATGGCGCCTTCGATGAATTCGCGGGCGCGCAGCAGCTCGAACGGGCCCTCGATCTCGGCCGCCGCCGACAAGGGCGGTGCGAGCGCCGCCGGTTCGCTGACATAAATCCCGGAGCCGACGCGAATCCGGACCCGGCCCTCGACTTCCAGGGCGATCAGGGCTTCGCGCACCGTCGGCCGCGAAACTTTCAATTGTTCGGCAAGATCGCGCTCGGTCGGAAGCCGGCTGCCCAC from Bradyrhizobium sp. AZCC 1693 encodes:
- a CDS encoding NADH-quinone oxidoreductase subunit B family protein, with the translated sequence MRKLLFESVFRRPLTERAPSPDDAAVAELATALGQAARRRLGRSLSIREVDAGSCNGCELEIHALNNAYYDVERFGLRFVASPRHADVLMVTGPVTKNMREALQRTYDATPNPKWVVAVGDCARNGGCFAGSYAVVGGVSEVVPVDLHIPGCPPAPTAMLQGLLALLERADTGAATS
- a CDS encoding helix-turn-helix transcriptional regulator codes for the protein MITANQLRAARALLSIDQRQMAELADLSVPTIQRMEASDGVIRANVDSLMKLVSALESAGIELINPGAASATGGRGVRLREHVTNPKTTPKSKSKTVRRPKRVLERVR
- a CDS encoding class I SAM-dependent methyltransferase, whose protein sequence is MRLLGRYQGRNGAIEIVECSADGTRIYFEEGIRQSQATPDGESVFSYVRLMDELLHRATNILVLGCGGGNLATRLARLGKDLTIVDNNPISFVIAQRYFGLPDGLPLVVSDFRKFILDDDLLYDGIAIDVGGPDFCFDDEFDVETCDAIRARLTPGGRIVMNVLVANDIDPVPDRIAARLAGDRLGAWIIDEQGVQDRNAIIACVPEKQLNARPALAEVMQNSLERWSTRRGRLRGRDLGAIYSTADR
- the uxuA gene encoding mannonate dehydratase codes for the protein MLQGWRWYGPNDPVSLDDIRQAGATDVVTALHQVPIGEAWTRAAVEERKNLIENSQPGRSPLTWSVVESIPIPDDVKRLGGKATRSIETWIASLEAVASAGIKIICYNFMPVVDWCRTDLEWELPNGAKAMRFDQERFAAFDLHILERPEAQAEYSEAAQRRAKEAYSRMTQADIDVLVTNIASALPGSTTDPLTIPQFRDRLQQYRGIDSAVLRRHLSEFLARVTPVAESLGVTLTLHPDDPPRPLFGLPRIASSAEDYQALFDAVPSKANGICFCTGSLGVRAENDLPAMAKRFAPRIGFAHLRATKRESDGLSFFESDHLDGDVDMIAVLKALLAENRKRSSSHQIVFRPDHGHRMLDDLAETKRTNPGYTAIGRLRGLAELRGAIRAIEHAG
- a CDS encoding L-idonate 5-dehydrogenase, with the translated sequence MTSMALAATLFGPEDLRMVERPLDPLAAGMVRIRFGAGGICGSDMHYYRHARTGDFVVTSPLVLGHEIAGEVVEIADSAPGVKVGDRVALNPSRWCGHCKPCRESRPNLCENIFFMGSASKTPHMQGGFASYFDAIPAQCVKIPDHVTYQAAALAEPLAVCLHAVARAGDVRGKRAVLFGAGPIGLLTMLAAQRAGIAETTVVDIAAAPLAFATKLGANHVVDISGGEEALKAEAAARPFDVAFEVSGTAAGLASAIGVVRRGGVVVQVGNLPGGQIPVPANAVMAKEIDLRGSFRFGAEFFTAVELIADGSVDVLSLVTAQRPLSVAPDAVRLALDRSQSVKVVLTA
- a CDS encoding TRAP transporter large permease yields the protein MLLLLGGFLLLMLLGLPVALSMAASSLVYILVTGITPDVTLAQRMIAGVESFPLLAVPFFILAGNLMNIAGVTGRIYKFAVALVGWMRGGLGHVNIVGSVIFSGMSGTAIADAAGLGTIEIKAMKDHGYSTEFAVGVTAASATLGPIIPPSLPFVIYGMMANVSIGALFLGGVIPGVVMTLAMMATVAYFAHKNGWGSDSPFSWPQIGSAALEIFIVMAFPLVVWLLVVAGMSVNMAVGIGLVALLALDWYFDFSAVMALMAPVILIGGMTLGWFTPTEAAVAAVIWSLFLGLVRYRSMTLQTVAKATFDTIETTASVLFIVTAASIFAWLLTVSQAAQTLTDVILGITQNKWVFLLLANILILFVGCFIDTIAAITILVPILLPIVLKLGIDPIHFGLIMTLNLMIGLLHPPLGMVLFVLARVAKLSVERTTMAILPWLVPLLLALIAITYIPELTLWLPKYMGLSK
- a CDS encoding TRAP transporter small permease — protein: MSTVEVHKQITADEIAHTFEDEVPKGADLSHYATEDWLALAIFWIMALSVFLQFFTRYVLNDSYAWTEEIATYCLIGVVFIGSAMCVRLSRHIQVDLLFRYLPHLPARALSTAIDLIRIAFFGYAIKLVWQFIQIIGDERMTTIKFQKGFVYYAVLLGFVLMFARAIQIAVENWRRGYSILERPGAFDGTEG
- a CDS encoding sialic acid TRAP transporter substrate-binding protein SiaP, with the protein product MAQTKLKWAHVYETSEPFHTASVWAAGEIGKRTNGRYQIDVYPASQLGKETDINQGLSLGSVDMIISGSSFAAKSFPPIGVTYYPYTFRDADHLLAYTKSDVFKELTKGYEDKTGHRILAVTYYGVRHTSSNKPIKTCADMKGLKIRVPDVPAYLAMPRACGANTAPIAFAEVYLALQNGTVEAQENPLTTIEAKKFYEVQKHIVLTGHIVDHLNTVMSGALWKKLSEEDRKIFTDVAQEAAAKATAEIKTNEAKLVDFFKQKGLTVTEVNKDEFRDTVLKTVSFESFDYRKADWERIQAVK
- a CDS encoding FadR/GntR family transcriptional regulator, producing MPLEAVEARRLYRQVADQLRALIDSGEYRVGSRLPTERDLAEQLKVSRPTVREALIALEVEGRVRIRVGSGIYVSEPAALAPPLSAAAEIEGPFELLRAREFIEGAIAEQAARVATPEDIARIDASLDAMAKVQHPGEASMIHDRAFHVAVAGCLDNAVLVRVVGELFDQRLNPYFAKLAHYFENPQSWNAALAEHRAIRDAIAVHDPDAARVTMREHLARSQARFAQNFGTEASSASRVRARSG